The Thermococcus sibiricus MM 739 DNA window ATTGAGGGGGTTTCTGGAGTATTTTTAGTCTCTTTAGGGATTATTAGTTTGCTTTTTGGGGGATTTTTCTTCAATTTTCTGAGAGGAGGCTCATTTGGATCACTTTTAAGCGGAGGTATTGTTCCTTTGTTTAATATAGGCGTAGCTTTGAAGGTGGGTGCTGCTTTTACATTTATGTTTTATATCTTGTTGAGGTGGGTAGAACATGATTAGTGCAGAATTCACTGGGATTATAATTATGCTCATTGGCATGTATGCTCTCATGACAAAAGAAAATCTAATCAAATTGGTTCTTTCTATAAACTTGGTGTCTATTGGCCTTGTATTATTTTTTATTGGCACCGGTTATATAGAGGGGGGAGATGTTCCGATACTTCCAAGGAGTACTGTTGTAGATCCATTGCCAGCAACCCTAATGCTCACGACCCTTGTAGTCGATGTTGCTATTACTTCCCTTGCTCTGGCATTAGTTCTAAAGATTAGGAGGGAAGAAGAATGATTCCGCTACTTGTAGCCAGTCCTTTACTTTTTGCATTTATTATTTCCCTCTTACCAGCATTAGGAAAACAAAAGCTTTCTAAGTATTTGTTCTTAATTGGAGCTTTTTCTCCTTGGCTTTTTATTTCTTCTATAATTCAAAAGTTGCCTCTCGGTGAAGTTGTTGGAGGATGGGAAAGAATTTCGGGAATTGAGGTTATTATAGACTCATATAATCTTCCATTTTTAGCCGCTGAACTACTCCTCTTCACTTTTGTAGCGTTCTATGTTTACGGCGATTACTATCCGAAAAAAAGTGAGAATAAGGTTTATGTGGTTCTTCTTCTCCTTCACGCTGGACTTTTGGGAGCTTTTATAAGTAGAGATCTTTTTAATTATTATATTTACATGGAGATAGCTTCTGTTTCCAGCTTTGCTTTGGTGGCAATTTCTAAGGAGAAAGGCGCTAAAAAAGCAGCCTTCAAATATGCTCTTTTTTCGCTACTGGCTTCTTACATATTTATCTTGGCAATTGGAATAATCTATCTGAAAACAGGCTACCTAAATCTTTTTTTAATAAAGGAAAATTTAGTTTTTTCTAAGGAGATAAACGTGGCGTTAGTCTTGGCATTTTCATCGCTTATTTTAAAGATTGGTGTATTTCCTCTTCACTTCTGGCTTCCAGATGCTCACTCTAAAGCAGATGCTCCAATAAGTGCTCTCCTCTCGGGTTTGGTTGTTAAAGCTCCTACATATGGAATGATTCTCCTCATATTAACATTTCCTATTAGTACTTTGATGCAAAGTATTCTCATTACCACTGCATTCCTTTCAATGTTTTTTGGCATAGCAATGGCATTAATCCAGAAAAACTCTGAAAGACTTTTAGCATACCATACAGTTTCTCAAATGGGTTACGTTCTGCTGGGTATAGGTCTATTAAATCCTCTAGCTGCTGCTTATTATGCTATGGCCCACTCTCTCTTTAAAGGAGGGCTCTTCTTGAGTGTGGGGACTATAGCTGAGCATTATGGCACTAGAGATTTAGAAAAGTTATCCTATCGGCATAGTAAGTTTTTGATGGTTGCAATCGTCCTATTGAGCCTTGCTATTGGAGGCATTAGTCCTTTCGTAGGAGCATTTGGGAAATTCATGCTAGTTAAAGAAATTAATGGTCTTCTGAAGTATGTGTTTTATGCGGGTGGAATTGGTACATTAACCTCATTTATAAAACTCAATTATTATCTTCTAAAAAGAGGAGAAAGGGTCCCATTTACATTTAAAAAAGAGATGGTGTCTCTATCTGTTGGTTTGCTTACGTTAATTACTGGAATATATTTTTATCCACACTTACAGTTGGTAAGGGACCTGTCATTTATTTTTATTGGTTTTGGGTTGTTTTACGTACTCAAAAAACTTGGCCTCTTTGAGTTCCAGCTATCCCCTCTTTTCCCAGATACCGTCTCTGAACTTGGAAGGGAAATAAACGTATACATGCTCTTTTTAGGAGCGTTTTTGTTGTTTATCTTATTCAATTCTATTTATTGAGACTTCCATCACTTCCTCTATTTCTTTAAGCTCTTTTAAGAGTTCCTCCAAGTTCGTGTCTATTTCACTTATATCAACAACTGCTACGATCGCTCCTAGGCCTATCCCTTCCATTTCTTCTGCTTCGCTAAAAAGAATATTAATTCGGTGTTTTCCTAATAGCCCCGTTATTTTGGCTAAAACACCTGGTTTATCTTTTACTACAAGTTCAATTTCCATAAGTTGCTTTCCGGGTAAAGCTATTCTTTCTAAATGAATCTCATTCAAATCAGTGTCAATTTCTACTAGAAAATAGGCATCCTTTATAAGTCCAACTTCGTAGGCCCATTCTAGAGGAATCTTAATCTTTCCATTTTCGACTATTTTTAAAATTTCGTAGTGTCGCATAAAAAAATTAAGGAGTTACTAAAATAAAAAGCTTCTGCCGTTTCAGAAACTTTTTTAATTAGACATACAACATACCTTTGGGAGGTGCAACATTGGGGCCATACGGAGTAATTGGGTATGTATTTATCATAATTGCGCTTGCACGGATTTTGGCTGAGATTTTTGAACGTATTGGTTATCCTGGGTTCCTTGGAGAGATTTCTGCTGGTTTATTCTTGGGAATAGTTCTTACTTCCATGCCCAAGGAAGAGCTAAATCTTCTTGCAGAGTTTGGCATATTTTTTCTCATGATGTATGCAGGTCTTGAACTTACTCCAGAGGAAGTCCACATTGGTGGGAAGAAAAGTATTCCTCTTTACATCCTTACTTATGCTCTTATGACCTTTGTCACGTTGCCTTTTACAAATTACACTCTCTCCCATGAAAACATTATTGTAGGAGCTATATTATCAGTGGCCTCAGCTCCCATAGTTTTACGGCTCTCAAGATTCTTTGGAGATGATTTTCTCCATGTTGCTCTTTCTTATGCAGTAATAAGCGAGATTGGTGCCATTGTCAGCTTATATATCCTAGTTAACTTTGAGGTTTCTCATTTGAGTTACATAGGCCTGATAATGGAACTTGTAAAAGATGGGATATTTTTGGGGACTTTGTTTGGAATAAATTATCTCCTCAACGTAAAGCATAAGGCATTAATTATTAAAGGGCTTAGAAGCCTAAAAAGTGATGAAGCAGTCTTTGGATTAGTGATGGTTCTATCAACTTCAATAGCTCTTTTAAGTGAAATGATAGGTCTTCACTTTAGTATTGGTGCGTTTGTAGTAGGTCTCTTGCTCCACAGTGACTTGATAGGTACTAAACAATACAGAAGAGTTCACACAATAATCTCAGGAGTTACTTATGGCATCTTTGCCCCTATATTCTTCGCTTGGCGTGGTATTAACTTTGAAACTGAGTTCTCAATGGAGGTTGTTTACTTCTTCATTCTTGTGTATATTCTTAGAATCCTACTTACAATGGGCTTTACTTGGGGTAAGGATCCTCGGAAAACTATTGTTAGAGCAAGTGGAGTAGCAAGCTTTGGTGTTCTTGGCCTTCTTGTGGGTGAAATAGGATACGAATATGGAGTCTTGAGCGAACATCTCTATGCTCTGGCCTCGTTGGCTAGCATATTGGGAATGTTTATCTCTACAAGTATTGGAAGATTTATATCAAAAAACAATTCTTGAGTTAATTTCCTCTGATTAATAATATTTTAAATGTTTGTCACTTTTTTTATCGGTGTAAAATGCTTGTATTTATTTTTCAAGTGAAAGCGAAAGGCTTATAAGCAAATATGTTGGTAACCTCAAATTGATGGCGAAATTCTTGATCAAATAATCTCAAAATCAAGATTAATTAGATAATATCCGAATAAAAAGGAGGTAGGCAGAAATGAGTTGGACAACCCCTAAAAAAGCCATTTTGCTTGCTGCAAGTGCTGAGGGAAGTACAAAATTAAATGCTTTTGACAATGCTTTACTTAAAATGGGGATTGGAAATGTCAATTTGGTAAAGCTCAGCAGTGTTATCCCTGCATATATAGAGTGGATAGATGAACTTCCAAAGAATATTCCAGTAGGCATGCTCCTTCCCACAGTCTATGCTCATATAGAGAGCGATGAACCAGGATCAACAATCACCGCTGCTTTGGGCGTTGGAATAAGCGAAGGAAATGAAGGTGGCCTTATATATGAGTACAGTGGCTATTGCACAAAAGAAGAGGCTGAAAAGATGGTTCATAAAATGGTTGAAGAAGGCTTTAAGGTCAGAGGCTGGAAGCTTAAAGAGTTTAAAGCCGCAGTTGCTGAGATAACGGTTAAAGATAGGCCTGTCGCTGCAATTGCTGCGGTTGTTATGTTGCCTTATTGAACTTTTCATTTTCAACTTTAAAGAAATAAGGAGGTGTGGTGTATGGAAGGGGGTGACGTTGATGGTTCAAGTAGTTGTGGACAACCCAATAGGAATGCATGTAGTTTTAGATCTTTACGAATGCGATCCTCAAATATTAGACGATATAGAAAGGATAGAGGAAATCCTTACTGAAGCCGCAGAAGTAGCTAATGCCACTGTTATAGATAAGCGTTTCCATAAGTTTTCACCACAAGGTGTTTCTGGTGTTGTTGTCGTTTCTGAGAGTCACATTGCAATTCACACATGGCCCGAACACGGCTATGCTGCCGTTGATGTTTATACATGTGGAGATCATACCATGCCTCTTAAGGCAAGCGAGTATATAATCAGGGAGTTAAAATGTAAAAGACCAACTCTGGTAAAACTGGATAGGGGGCTTTTGTTTAAGGGATAAATCCCCCCTTTATAATTATTAGAGGGTTGAAATTCGTTATAAAAGCAAAAGTTTAAAAGATATTGTCGAAGCTTTCATCGAGGTGGCGAAATAATGGAGTTTGTTGAGTGGTATCCGAGAGGTTACGGCGTGGGATTTAAAATCACTTCGAAAATCCTTGAGGTTCAAAGCAATTATCAGAAGATTGAACTTTATGAGACTGAAGGGTTTGGAAAGTTGTTTGTTATTGATGGTACAGTCCAATTAGTTGAGAAAGGAGAAAGGAGTTATCATGAACCCCTAGTTCATCCTGTAATGTTATCTCATCCGAATCCCAGAAAAGTTCTTGTGATTGGAGGAGGGGATGGAGGTACCCTGAGAGAAGTCCTGAAACATGAGAGTGTTGAAAATGCTATCATGGTGGAGATAGATGAGAAGGTAGTTGAGGTATCTCGAGAGTACTTGAAAATAGATGGGGGCCTGTTGGAAAGACTGATAAGAGGGGAGGAACCTAAAGCAAAATTAATAATTGGTGATGGTGTGGAATACATGAAATCACATAAAGAGCACTTCGACGTTATAATTGTTGACTCTACAGATCCAGTTGGCCCAGCAAAACTCCTATTCAGTGAAGAATTTTACAAAAATGCATACGATGCTCTAGATGAGAAGGGGCTGTATATCACCCAATCAGGTAGTGTTTATCTCTTTACAGATGAGGTCTTGGGGGCTTACAAAAACATGAAAAAAGCGTTTGACAAAGTATACTACTTTACCTTCCCAGTAATTGGCTATGCATCACCATGGAGCTTTTTAGTTGGAGTAAAAGGAGATATTGATTTCATGAAAGTAGACCTTGACAGGGCAAAAACTCTTGATTTAGAATACTATGATCCAGAGAGACACGAAACCTTGTTCCAAATGCCCAAATATGTTAGAGACCTCCTTGAGGGAAAAGGTGGTTCTTAGAGTATTTTTTGTATTCTTCTTCTAAAAGTCCTAAAAGCTCCTCCATTTTGGAAAATACTGATTTTAGGGCTTCTTTTGGATTTTTAG harbors:
- a CDS encoding Na(+)/H(+) antiporter subunit B, whose amino-acid sequence is MKMSLIVRTTTKLVSPFLVVYSTYLMMYGHLSPGGGFQAGVILAVSIILLITSHGYKKVRKTFKFWEVQLIEGVSGVFLVSLGIISLLFGGFFFNFLRGGSFGSLLSGGIVPLFNIGVALKVGAAFTFMFYILLRWVEHD
- a CDS encoding cation:proton antiporter subunit C, with the protein product MISAEFTGIIIMLIGMYALMTKENLIKLVLSINLVSIGLVLFFIGTGYIEGGDVPILPRSTVVDPLPATLMLTTLVVDVAITSLALALVLKIRREEE
- a CDS encoding monovalent cation/H+ antiporter subunit D family protein yields the protein MIPLLVASPLLFAFIISLLPALGKQKLSKYLFLIGAFSPWLFISSIIQKLPLGEVVGGWERISGIEVIIDSYNLPFLAAELLLFTFVAFYVYGDYYPKKSENKVYVVLLLLHAGLLGAFISRDLFNYYIYMEIASVSSFALVAISKEKGAKKAAFKYALFSLLASYIFILAIGIIYLKTGYLNLFLIKENLVFSKEINVALVLAFSSLILKIGVFPLHFWLPDAHSKADAPISALLSGLVVKAPTYGMILLILTFPISTLMQSILITTAFLSMFFGIAMALIQKNSERLLAYHTVSQMGYVLLGIGLLNPLAAAYYAMAHSLFKGGLFLSVGTIAEHYGTRDLEKLSYRHSKFLMVAIVLLSLAIGGISPFVGAFGKFMLVKEINGLLKYVFYAGGIGTLTSFIKLNYYLLKRGERVPFTFKKEMVSLSVGLLTLITGIYFYPHLQLVRDLSFIFIGFGLFYVLKKLGLFEFQLSPLFPDTVSELGREINVYMLFLGAFLLFILFNSIY
- a CDS encoding ACT domain-containing protein; translation: MRHYEILKIVENGKIKIPLEWAYEVGLIKDAYFLVEIDTDLNEIHLERIALPGKQLMEIELVVKDKPGVLAKITGLLGKHRINILFSEAEEMEGIGLGAIVAVVDISEIDTNLEELLKELKEIEEVMEVSINRIE
- a CDS encoding cation:proton antiporter; translated protein: MGPYGVIGYVFIIIALARILAEIFERIGYPGFLGEISAGLFLGIVLTSMPKEELNLLAEFGIFFLMMYAGLELTPEEVHIGGKKSIPLYILTYALMTFVTLPFTNYTLSHENIIVGAILSVASAPIVLRLSRFFGDDFLHVALSYAVISEIGAIVSLYILVNFEVSHLSYIGLIMELVKDGIFLGTLFGINYLLNVKHKALIIKGLRSLKSDEAVFGLVMVLSTSIALLSEMIGLHFSIGAFVVGLLLHSDLIGTKQYRRVHTIISGVTYGIFAPIFFAWRGINFETEFSMEVVYFFILVYILRILLTMGFTWGKDPRKTIVRASGVASFGVLGLLVGEIGYEYGVLSEHLYALASLASILGMFISTSIGRFISKNNS
- a CDS encoding pyruvoyl-dependent arginine decarboxylase codes for the protein MSWTTPKKAILLAASAEGSTKLNAFDNALLKMGIGNVNLVKLSSVIPAYIEWIDELPKNIPVGMLLPTVYAHIESDEPGSTITAALGVGISEGNEGGLIYEYSGYCTKEEAEKMVHKMVEEGFKVRGWKLKEFKAAVAEITVKDRPVAAIAAVVMLPY
- the speD gene encoding adenosylmethionine decarboxylase, producing MVQVVVDNPIGMHVVLDLYECDPQILDDIERIEEILTEAAEVANATVIDKRFHKFSPQGVSGVVVVSESHIAIHTWPEHGYAAVDVYTCGDHTMPLKASEYIIRELKCKRPTLVKLDRGLLFKG
- the speE gene encoding polyamine aminopropyltransferase, producing the protein MEFVEWYPRGYGVGFKITSKILEVQSNYQKIELYETEGFGKLFVIDGTVQLVEKGERSYHEPLVHPVMLSHPNPRKVLVIGGGDGGTLREVLKHESVENAIMVEIDEKVVEVSREYLKIDGGLLERLIRGEEPKAKLIIGDGVEYMKSHKEHFDVIIVDSTDPVGPAKLLFSEEFYKNAYDALDEKGLYITQSGSVYLFTDEVLGAYKNMKKAFDKVYYFTFPVIGYASPWSFLVGVKGDIDFMKVDLDRAKTLDLEYYDPERHETLFQMPKYVRDLLEGKGGS